Proteins encoded in a region of the Polycladomyces subterraneus genome:
- a CDS encoding 3-hydroxyacyl-CoA dehydrogenase NAD-binding domain-containing protein yields the protein MREIHRIGIVGAGVMGRGIAYQAAISRFSVVLYDVQSEVLENAVKQIASLIKRQVEKGALSPEWGEEALTRIETVDSLESFRDCDFVIEAVVEDLEIKHHVFRQLDAICDGEVVLATNTSAKSVTEIASAASDPSRVCGMHFFNPVHRMKLVEVVRGLQSADWAVEQTEKLAWQLGKEVVCINERPGFATSRISALVGNEAFYMLMEGVGSPEEIDRAIKLGLNYPMGPFELGDLVGWDTRLKVLEYLHKTLGEKFRPCPLLVQYVKAGRLGRKTGWGVYRYDEQGRRIPYKEEEVAK from the coding sequence ATGCGGGAAATCCATCGGATCGGTATCGTCGGTGCGGGAGTGATGGGGAGGGGGATTGCCTACCAAGCAGCGATCTCTCGTTTTTCGGTGGTTTTGTACGACGTTCAGTCTGAAGTGTTGGAAAATGCCGTGAAACAGATCGCTTCCCTCATCAAGCGGCAGGTGGAAAAGGGAGCTCTTTCCCCGGAATGGGGTGAGGAAGCCTTGACCCGGATCGAAACGGTGGATTCGCTGGAATCCTTTCGGGATTGTGATTTTGTTATCGAAGCTGTGGTCGAAGATCTCGAAATCAAACATCACGTGTTTCGGCAGCTGGATGCCATCTGCGATGGGGAAGTGGTGCTCGCGACCAACACATCGGCCAAAAGCGTGACCGAAATCGCTTCCGCCGCATCTGATCCCAGTCGGGTATGCGGCATGCACTTTTTCAATCCCGTTCACCGTATGAAGCTGGTGGAAGTGGTTCGAGGCTTGCAATCCGCAGATTGGGCCGTTGAGCAGACGGAAAAATTGGCCTGGCAATTGGGAAAAGAAGTTGTCTGCATTAATGAACGGCCGGGGTTTGCCACTAGCCGCATCAGCGCATTGGTAGGCAATGAAGCGTTCTATATGTTGATGGAAGGGGTCGGATCCCCCGAGGAGATCGACCGGGCCATCAAGCTCGGGTTGAACTATCCGATGGGACCCTTTGAATTGGGGGACTTGGTGGGCTGGGATACCCGGTTGAAAGTGCTTGAGTATCTGCATAAAACGCTAGGAGAGAAGTTTCGTCCCTGCCCGCTTCTCGTTCAATATGTGAAAGCCGGCCGTTTGGGAAGAAAGACCGGATGGGGCGTTTACCGGTACGATGAGCAGGGGCGGCGGATTCCATACAAAGAAGAAGAGGTTGCAAAGTGA
- a CDS encoding cell division topological specificity factor MinE, whose translation MAFLNMFSRDKDQPTAPTADDRLSLVLSYQRSEIDEAKLKQFRIRLIELCDDFGFDVVGQVEVRPQSRGGDRTTVLCASIPVRVKQKN comes from the coding sequence GTGGCGTTTCTCAATATGTTCAGTAGGGACAAGGATCAGCCCACCGCACCTACGGCGGATGATCGTTTGTCTCTCGTTTTGAGCTATCAACGGTCGGAAATCGATGAGGCCAAATTGAAACAATTTCGGATCCGCCTGATCGAGCTGTGCGATGATTTCGGTTTCGATGTGGTCGGCCAAGTGGAAGTGCGTCCCCAATCGAGGGGAGGAGATCGAACAACCGTTTTATGTGCCAGTATCCCAGTCCGAGTGAAGCAAAAAAATTGA
- a CDS encoding HPr family phosphocarrier protein has protein sequence MVVKLKDGLDHVLTVLQFVREAEKYPHTEITIQKGNKKANAKNLLEVLSITLTPGTEMILTAEGKKADQAVKALAKMMSQSE, from the coding sequence GTGGTCGTGAAGCTGAAAGACGGGTTGGATCATGTCCTGACCGTTCTTCAGTTTGTTCGGGAGGCAGAGAAGTATCCTCATACAGAGATCACGATCCAAAAAGGGAACAAAAAGGCAAACGCGAAAAATCTTTTGGAAGTTCTCAGCATAACACTCACACCCGGGACAGAGATGATCTTGACTGCTGAAGGAAAAAAGGCAGACCAGGCAGTGAAAGCTTTGGCCAAGATGATGAGTCAAAGTGAATAA
- a CDS encoding spore coat associated protein CotJA has protein sequence MWNPFVHQERYWQPYISPFDPCHPIRFKKYVVPPNQYIPFQPPNLPQFSPKEALRRGTLWPLLYSPYRKTRYDGGNKR, from the coding sequence ATGTGGAATCCGTTTGTACATCAGGAGCGATATTGGCAACCATACATCAGTCCATTTGACCCGTGTCATCCCATTCGTTTCAAAAAATACGTCGTTCCACCTAACCAATATATCCCGTTCCAACCCCCCAATCTTCCCCAGTTTTCGCCCAAAGAGGCACTTCGACGCGGCACGTTGTGGCCGCTTTTGTACAGTCCGTACCGGAAGACACGCTACGACGGGGGCAACAAGAGATGA
- a CDS encoding spore coat protein CotJB, with protein MSKMSKEYYQLLHQLQVVDFVLVELNLYLDTHPGDASAIQQYNSYAQKRSQLKENFESRFGPLTHFGHSYNQYPDGWNEGPWPWEV; from the coding sequence ATGAGTAAAATGAGCAAGGAATATTACCAGCTCCTGCATCAGTTGCAGGTGGTTGACTTCGTCCTGGTGGAATTGAACCTGTATCTGGATACTCATCCCGGGGATGCATCTGCGATTCAGCAGTACAACAGCTATGCACAAAAACGATCACAGCTCAAAGAGAATTTCGAGTCCCGGTTCGGCCCATTGACCCATTTTGGTCACAGTTATAACCAGTATCCCGATGGATGGAACGAAGGCCCATGGCCTTGGGAAGTTTAG
- the minD gene encoding septum site-determining protein MinD: protein MKHESVAITITSGKGGVGKSTTVASVGLGLAQLGKKVCLVDTDIGLRKLDLMLGLENRIVYDLVDVIEGTGKLRQALVRHKEYPGLALLPAAQTRYKEEVTPAQVKQVVDELRNEFDYILIDSPAGIEGGFRNAIAAADRAILVVNPEIPSVRDSDRVIGLLEAADLKQIDLIVNRVQPGMVRDGDMLSVERVQNHLAINLLGIVPEDKRIIRSSNTGEPVILDQKSLAGKAFSNIARRINGEEVPFLELEENGLISRIKRLFHIASALN, encoded by the coding sequence ATGAAGCACGAATCTGTCGCGATTACCATTACGAGTGGTAAAGGCGGTGTGGGAAAATCGACGACCGTCGCTTCGGTCGGCTTGGGATTGGCACAACTCGGCAAAAAAGTGTGTCTGGTAGACACCGATATCGGTCTTCGCAAGCTGGATCTGATGCTGGGGTTGGAAAATCGCATCGTGTATGATCTGGTGGACGTGATCGAAGGTACGGGAAAACTGCGGCAAGCATTGGTTCGCCACAAGGAATATCCGGGTTTGGCCCTCTTGCCGGCGGCGCAAACGCGCTACAAGGAAGAGGTCACACCGGCACAGGTCAAACAAGTGGTGGATGAACTGCGAAACGAGTTTGACTACATCTTGATCGATTCACCTGCAGGAATCGAAGGCGGTTTTCGGAATGCCATCGCTGCGGCGGACCGTGCCATCTTAGTGGTTAACCCCGAAATTCCGTCGGTACGCGATTCTGACCGTGTAATCGGCTTGTTGGAAGCGGCCGATCTCAAACAGATCGATTTGATCGTCAACCGGGTGCAGCCCGGGATGGTACGTGATGGGGATATGTTGAGTGTGGAACGGGTACAAAACCATCTGGCAATCAATCTGCTGGGCATTGTGCCTGAGGACAAACGCATCATTCGTTCATCCAACACGGGTGAACCCGTCATTTTGGATCAGAAGTCGTTGGCGGGCAAAGCGTTTTCCAATATTGCCCGAAGAATCAACGGGGAAGAAGTCCCGTTTCTCGAGTTGGAGGAAAATGGGTTGATCTCTCGAATCAAACGGCTGTTCCATATCGCGAGTGCGTTAAATTGA
- a CDS encoding acyl-CoA synthetase, producing the protein MDLMMEIPTYYNLAQDVDRHAHSPDKAAILWENDKGDRQTVTYRELKLRSDRLASGLLAKGLSKGDPVMILLPRHPSAYISYLGVLKAGLVVLPGSEMLQPSDIRYRLQHAEVKAVIADASLTQRVDEAARDCPFLLHRWVVGADEREGWEPLVTVEREPVELPRTRSDDVAFLAYTSGTTGGPKGVIHHHSWAIAHQAVAARLWLDIRPSDVVWATAGPGWAKWVWSPFISTLGSGATAFVYQGRFSAEKYLSLMEQYKVNVLCCTPTEYRLMAKVDGLERYDLSSLRSAVSAGEPLNREVIDTFRRYFNVEVRDGYGQTENTLLVGTLRGMKVKPGSMGKPTPGNRVAIIDEEGNPVPVGQVGDIAVHKDAPALFKGYFRDPERTAKAFRGDWYLTGDQARQDEDGYFWFEGRSDDIIISSGYTIGPFEVEDALVKHPSVQECAVVASPDPIRGSIVKAFVILKRPEDASDEMVRELQEHVKQVTAPYKYPREIEFVTELPKTTSGKIRRVVLRQLEKERKAKRQSS; encoded by the coding sequence ATGGATCTCATGATGGAAATTCCGACATATTACAACTTGGCTCAGGATGTGGACCGACACGCTCACTCCCCGGATAAAGCGGCCATTTTGTGGGAAAATGACAAAGGAGATCGTCAAACTGTCACTTATCGTGAGCTGAAACTGCGTTCTGACCGCTTGGCCAGTGGTTTGCTTGCCAAAGGATTGTCCAAGGGTGACCCGGTCATGATTTTGTTACCGCGTCATCCCTCAGCTTATATCTCCTATTTGGGTGTGTTGAAAGCGGGTTTGGTGGTATTGCCCGGCTCCGAGATGTTGCAACCATCGGATATTCGTTACCGTTTGCAGCATGCAGAAGTAAAAGCGGTGATTGCCGATGCGTCGCTCACGCAACGGGTGGATGAGGCAGCCAGGGACTGTCCGTTCCTCTTGCATCGATGGGTGGTGGGTGCCGACGAGAGAGAAGGTTGGGAACCGCTGGTTACAGTGGAGCGGGAACCAGTGGAACTTCCCCGCACCCGCAGTGACGATGTGGCTTTTTTGGCTTATACATCCGGTACCACTGGCGGTCCCAAAGGTGTGATCCATCACCATAGTTGGGCGATTGCCCATCAGGCGGTAGCAGCCAGGCTGTGGCTGGATATCCGTCCATCAGATGTGGTGTGGGCGACAGCGGGTCCCGGATGGGCCAAATGGGTGTGGAGTCCGTTTATCTCCACCCTGGGGTCCGGTGCCACGGCATTTGTTTATCAAGGAAGGTTTTCTGCAGAAAAGTATCTCTCCCTGATGGAGCAATACAAAGTGAATGTCCTGTGCTGTACGCCGACCGAGTATCGACTGATGGCCAAAGTGGACGGTCTGGAGCGGTACGATCTGTCGTCGCTACGCAGTGCCGTCAGTGCCGGAGAACCGCTGAACAGGGAAGTGATTGACACGTTCCGCCGCTATTTCAATGTCGAAGTGCGGGACGGTTACGGACAGACGGAAAACACACTTCTGGTGGGAACGCTTAGGGGAATGAAAGTGAAGCCGGGGTCGATGGGGAAACCCACACCGGGCAACCGCGTGGCCATCATCGACGAGGAGGGCAATCCGGTTCCGGTTGGACAGGTGGGGGATATCGCCGTTCACAAAGATGCACCAGCGTTGTTCAAGGGCTATTTCCGTGATCCGGAGCGAACGGCGAAAGCCTTTCGAGGGGATTGGTACCTGACCGGCGATCAGGCACGTCAGGATGAAGATGGGTATTTCTGGTTCGAGGGACGCTCCGACGATATCATCATCAGTTCAGGCTACACGATTGGGCCGTTTGAAGTGGAAGACGCCCTGGTCAAACATCCGTCGGTGCAGGAATGTGCCGTGGTGGCCAGCCCGGACCCGATCCGGGGCTCGATCGTCAAGGCATTCGTCATTCTGAAACGACCGGAGGATGCCTCCGACGAAATGGTTCGGGAACTGCAGGAACATGTGAAACAGGTGACCGCTCCGTACAAATACCCCAGGGAAATCGAGTTCGTCACAGAATTGCCCAAAACGACCAGCGGCAAAATTCGCCGGGTAGTACTGAGGCAATTGGAAAAAGAACGCAAAGCCAAACGGCAGTCGAGTTGA
- a CDS encoding manganese catalase family protein has translation MWIYEKKLQYPVRVSQCNPRLAKYLIEQYGGADGELAAALRYLNQRYTLPDKVKGLLTDIGTEEFAHLEMIATMVYKLTKDASPEEMKAAGLGDHYADHDRALFYHNAAGNPFTATYIQAKGDPIADLYEDIAAEEKARATYQWLIDMSDDPDVNDALKFLREREIVHAQRFREAVEILKEHREQKQFF, from the coding sequence GTGTGGATTTATGAGAAGAAGTTGCAGTATCCGGTTCGCGTCAGCCAATGCAATCCCAGACTGGCTAAATATCTGATCGAGCAATACGGGGGAGCCGACGGTGAATTGGCCGCCGCATTGCGCTATCTCAACCAACGCTACACTTTGCCGGACAAGGTCAAGGGATTGTTAACCGACATCGGCACGGAAGAATTTGCCCACTTGGAAATGATCGCTACCATGGTCTATAAACTAACCAAAGATGCTTCACCCGAAGAGATGAAAGCAGCAGGGTTGGGCGATCACTATGCCGATCACGATCGTGCACTGTTTTACCATAACGCTGCCGGCAATCCCTTTACCGCCACCTACATCCAAGCCAAAGGAGATCCCATCGCCGATTTGTACGAGGACATCGCCGCGGAGGAAAAAGCGCGCGCTACCTATCAATGGTTGATCGACATGTCGGACGATCCGGATGTCAATGATGCCCTTAAATTCCTGCGGGAACGGGAAATTGTTCATGCCCAACGCTTCCGTGAGGCAGTGGAAATCCTGAAGGAACATCGGGAACAGAAGCAGTTTTTTTGA
- a CDS encoding MFS transporter: MPIWRRNLYILMVSQFLVLSAMSMVVPFLPLYLQELGMRDPAERQLWAGLVFGANFLTSFLMAPVWGTLADRYGRKIMVLRSGFGMSVVIMLMGLATSPLQLLLLRMLNGTISGFIPASISLTATNTPKEHAGYALGLLQSGAVAGSIMGPFIGGVLAEVIGYRDIFFLTGALLGLATLVVLLAVKEEKRPQPSSETAGFWAEGSAILHQRPLVILFTVGFLLQFAVLGPMPQMPGYVSELGAPGGYVAFFAGLVTAVTGLANMLASPVLGRLGDRYGSEKVLFFAMLGAAVLFIPHAWVHYVWQLLLLRFLLGLCVGGLLPSLNTLVRQYAPKGKESTAYGYSTSAVSLGNMLGPITCGYLYRWIGFHGIFYVTAALLFLGAWWLKAGLKFTPSTAHDSPMEKHAAGDHAPTIR; encoded by the coding sequence ATGCCCATTTGGCGACGAAATTTGTACATTCTCATGGTATCTCAGTTTTTGGTATTGAGCGCAATGTCGATGGTCGTCCCGTTTCTGCCGTTGTATCTGCAGGAATTAGGAATGAGGGACCCTGCGGAGAGACAACTGTGGGCGGGATTGGTCTTTGGCGCCAACTTTTTGACTTCGTTTTTGATGGCGCCGGTCTGGGGCACACTGGCGGACCGGTACGGCCGAAAGATTATGGTTTTGCGTTCGGGATTCGGCATGTCAGTCGTGATCATGCTGATGGGATTGGCCACTTCGCCCCTGCAACTGTTGCTGTTACGTATGTTGAACGGTACGATTTCCGGATTTATTCCCGCGTCCATCTCATTAACGGCCACCAATACGCCCAAAGAACATGCCGGATATGCGCTCGGTCTGTTGCAATCCGGAGCGGTGGCCGGCTCGATCATGGGGCCGTTTATCGGCGGCGTCTTGGCAGAAGTGATCGGTTACCGTGACATCTTTTTTTTGACTGGCGCTCTGCTCGGATTGGCGACTCTGGTCGTTTTGTTAGCTGTCAAAGAAGAGAAGCGGCCTCAACCATCAAGTGAAACAGCCGGCTTTTGGGCTGAGGGTTCCGCTATCTTGCACCAGCGTCCGTTGGTCATCCTGTTTACGGTCGGTTTTCTGTTGCAGTTCGCCGTATTGGGACCGATGCCGCAGATGCCGGGGTACGTATCGGAATTGGGAGCGCCAGGCGGCTATGTGGCCTTCTTTGCCGGACTGGTGACGGCTGTCACAGGATTGGCCAATATGTTGGCATCTCCGGTATTGGGCCGGTTGGGTGACCGGTATGGTTCGGAAAAAGTGTTGTTTTTCGCGATGCTCGGGGCGGCAGTACTCTTTATCCCGCACGCCTGGGTGCATTATGTGTGGCAACTGTTGCTGTTGCGCTTCTTGTTGGGGCTGTGCGTCGGTGGGCTGTTGCCTTCGCTCAACACATTGGTGCGTCAATATGCTCCCAAAGGAAAAGAAAGTACCGCATACGGATACAGCACCAGTGCCGTTTCCTTGGGAAATATGCTGGGCCCCATCACTTGCGGTTACCTGTACAGGTGGATCGGTTTTCACGGCATATTTTACGTGACCGCCGCCTTATTGTTCCTCGGCGCGTGGTGGTTGAAAGCAGGTCTCAAATTCACGCCGTCCACCGCACACGATTCCCCGATGGAAAAACATGCAGCGGGGGATCACGCTCCCACCATCAGGTGA
- a CDS encoding thiolase family protein, whose translation MKDCWIVGAVRTPVGRYGGALSTVRPDDLAAVAIRGLLERTGVPGEAVEDVIFGNANQAGEDNRNVARMALLLADLPVTVGGVTVNRLCGSGLEAVNQANRAIRMGEGDVMIAGGVESMSRAPLVMPKPDRAFPRGNTTVYDTTLGWRFVNPRLAERYPPESMGETAENVAERYGVSREDQDRFALLSQQRAAAAIREGKFKEEIVPVPVDDRKGIRWVTEDEHPRPQTTLEQLQALRPVFREGGTVTAGNASGINDGAAALLLASPEKARAYGLQPLGRIVSSAVAGVDPSVMGIGPVPAVRKALKRAGLTIDDIDLVELNEAFAAQAVACMRELNIPEEKCNVNGGSIAIGHPLGSTGARLLTSLLYEMKRRQVRYGLVTMCIGVGQGIATIVERVES comes from the coding sequence GTGAAGGATTGCTGGATCGTCGGAGCGGTGCGAACACCGGTGGGGCGTTACGGTGGTGCTTTGTCCACTGTACGACCCGACGATTTGGCCGCAGTGGCGATTCGCGGTTTGCTGGAACGGACCGGTGTCCCCGGTGAAGCCGTGGAAGATGTGATTTTCGGAAATGCCAATCAAGCGGGGGAAGATAACCGAAATGTGGCGAGAATGGCTTTGTTACTCGCAGATTTACCCGTCACCGTCGGCGGTGTGACGGTCAACCGGTTGTGTGGTTCGGGTCTGGAGGCCGTAAACCAGGCAAACCGGGCCATTCGGATGGGAGAAGGGGACGTGATGATCGCCGGAGGAGTGGAAAGCATGTCCCGTGCCCCATTGGTGATGCCGAAACCCGATCGGGCCTTTCCGCGGGGGAATACAACCGTTTACGATACCACCCTCGGTTGGCGGTTCGTCAATCCCCGGTTGGCCGAACGATATCCCCCCGAATCGATGGGGGAAACGGCGGAAAATGTAGCGGAGCGTTACGGTGTCTCCCGAGAGGATCAGGACCGATTCGCTTTGCTGAGTCAGCAGAGAGCGGCTGCTGCCATACGGGAAGGAAAATTCAAAGAGGAAATCGTTCCGGTGCCCGTCGATGACCGCAAAGGAATCCGGTGGGTTACCGAGGACGAACATCCCCGCCCGCAAACCACCCTGGAGCAATTGCAGGCGTTGCGCCCCGTGTTCAGGGAAGGTGGCACGGTGACTGCGGGGAATGCCTCCGGGATCAACGACGGGGCGGCGGCTCTTCTTCTGGCGAGTCCGGAGAAAGCGAGAGCCTATGGCCTTCAGCCTCTGGGGCGAATCGTTTCTTCCGCGGTTGCCGGAGTAGATCCTTCGGTGATGGGGATCGGACCAGTTCCGGCTGTACGAAAGGCGTTAAAACGGGCTGGTTTGACGATAGACGACATTGATTTGGTCGAATTGAACGAGGCTTTTGCTGCCCAAGCGGTGGCATGCATGCGCGAATTAAACATACCTGAAGAAAAATGCAATGTGAACGGTGGTTCCATCGCGATCGGACACCCCCTTGGAAGCACGGGAGCACGGTTGTTGACGTCGCTTCTCTACGAAATGAAGCGTCGCCAAGTCCGTTATGGATTGGTGACCATGTGCATCGGAGTGGGACAAGGAATCGCCACAATTGTGGAACGAGTCGAAAGTTGA
- a CDS encoding sigma-54 interaction domain-containing protein gives MAEKLHDWQHLWHQTPCPMAVVDESGIIRYGNRELLRLFEKEKLDYRSWASFIQATTIKEHPELQEIGGKRYRVRCCALDELEGWFLYLLERVATEGHPSLPSPNGLDLDTLIENSYDCIYITDHNGITLHTNSAIERLTGIPKEYYVGKDVRYLEKRGILKKSVTLEVLKTGKTVSTVQANKQGKVLIITGNPVFDNEGRVVRVITNIRDVTELNRLRDELDETRKLSERYRKELAELRKLYLKEEPSIVMNDMAMQQAYHLAMRVAGTDATVLLLGESGVGKEVFAQMIHKNSSRYESGSFITVNCGAIPEELIESELFGYEGGAFTGARKEGKPGMFELADNGTLFLDEIGELPLAMQVKLLRVIQEKKVRRVGGTRSVRINVRIIAATNRDLKEMVKKGEFREDLYYRISVVPIEIPPLRRRKNDIKPLLIHFLDKYNRKYRKSCYFVPEVFEKLQEYEWPGNVRELANMVERLVITCPEDAIRPEYIPEIRENRNADSHDGQSRGMVPEINGESYKLSGFNRSFQSLNDFISHLEREILAEAYERFHSSYQVAQHLGISQSTAMRKAYKYGIRERGSS, from the coding sequence ATGGCTGAGAAACTTCACGATTGGCAGCATCTTTGGCACCAGACACCCTGTCCCATGGCGGTCGTGGACGAATCGGGTATCATCCGGTACGGAAATCGAGAGTTGCTCCGACTGTTTGAAAAGGAAAAGTTAGATTATCGATCCTGGGCTTCGTTTATTCAAGCAACTACCATAAAGGAACATCCGGAACTTCAAGAGATCGGCGGCAAGAGATACCGGGTTCGTTGTTGTGCACTGGATGAACTGGAAGGTTGGTTTCTTTACTTGTTGGAAAGGGTCGCTACTGAAGGACACCCTTCCCTACCGTCGCCCAACGGGTTGGATCTGGACACCCTCATCGAAAATTCCTATGACTGTATATACATCACGGACCACAACGGGATCACGCTTCATACAAACTCCGCGATTGAAAGGCTTACGGGGATTCCGAAGGAGTATTATGTGGGGAAAGATGTTCGGTATCTGGAAAAAAGGGGAATTTTGAAAAAGTCCGTGACGCTGGAAGTGTTGAAAACAGGAAAAACCGTCAGCACCGTGCAAGCCAATAAACAAGGGAAAGTGCTGATCATTACGGGGAATCCGGTCTTTGACAACGAAGGCCGGGTGGTACGGGTGATTACCAATATCCGGGATGTGACCGAATTAAATCGCCTTCGGGATGAACTGGACGAGACGCGCAAGTTATCGGAGAGGTATCGTAAAGAACTAGCCGAATTGAGGAAGCTGTACCTAAAAGAAGAACCCTCCATTGTGATGAACGATATGGCCATGCAACAGGCCTATCATTTGGCGATGAGAGTGGCCGGCACTGACGCAACGGTTTTGCTGTTGGGGGAATCTGGAGTGGGTAAGGAAGTTTTCGCTCAGATGATCCATAAAAACAGCAGCCGGTATGAAAGCGGGTCCTTCATCACCGTCAATTGTGGTGCGATCCCGGAAGAGCTGATCGAGTCGGAATTGTTCGGTTACGAGGGAGGGGCCTTCACCGGAGCCCGAAAAGAAGGGAAACCGGGGATGTTCGAGCTGGCGGATAACGGAACCTTGTTTTTGGATGAGATAGGGGAACTTCCTCTGGCGATGCAAGTAAAACTTTTGCGCGTGATTCAGGAAAAAAAGGTTCGAAGAGTGGGGGGAACACGGTCGGTTCGAATCAATGTGAGAATTATCGCGGCAACGAACCGCGATTTGAAAGAAATGGTGAAAAAGGGGGAGTTCAGGGAGGACTTGTATTATCGGATCAGCGTGGTTCCGATCGAAATTCCTCCCCTTCGACGGCGGAAAAACGACATTAAACCGTTGCTCATTCACTTTCTGGACAAGTATAACCGAAAGTACCGCAAGTCGTGTTACTTTGTTCCGGAAGTTTTCGAGAAGCTGCAGGAATACGAGTGGCCGGGAAATGTTCGGGAGCTAGCCAATATGGTGGAACGGCTGGTCATCACCTGTCCGGAGGATGCGATTCGACCGGAATATATTCCGGAAATACGGGAAAATCGAAACGCTGATTCCCATGATGGCCAGTCACGGGGGATGGTCCCGGAGATTAACGGGGAAAGCTACAAACTATCCGGTTTCAACCGTTCCTTTCAATCTTTGAACGACTTCATCTCCCACCTGGAACGCGAGATTTTGGCCGAGGCTTATGAACGATTCCACAGCTCCTATCAGGTGGCGCAGCATTTGGGCATCAGCCAGTCCACAGCCATGCGGAAGGCATACAAATACGGAATCAGAGAAAGGGGTTCCTCTTAA
- a CDS encoding DUF6114 domain-containing protein has protein sequence MRKRAVEERSLSNSEISLRTDRRFDEKRRPKLALTLVCLSGLVILWIPVNLHWMAFVPGSFAFAGMLFGTLVLSCGVIGWLMPQYVRLLGTFAMILSIVSIIGALGGLMIGTLLGIVGGSLCIAWGPTSRPSNESNEKEHFGVEGVSSAKQEAAATWQKWLK, from the coding sequence ATGCGAAAGAGAGCTGTGGAAGAAAGGTCTTTGAGCAATTCGGAGATCAGTTTGCGGACAGATCGCCGATTTGACGAAAAAAGGCGCCCAAAACTGGCCCTTACGCTGGTTTGCCTGTCAGGACTGGTTATTTTATGGATTCCCGTCAATTTGCATTGGATGGCCTTTGTGCCGGGGAGCTTTGCCTTTGCCGGAATGCTGTTCGGCACGCTCGTGCTCAGCTGCGGGGTGATAGGTTGGTTGATGCCTCAATATGTTCGGCTTCTAGGGACGTTCGCGATGATTTTGTCGATCGTGTCCATTATCGGAGCATTAGGAGGGCTGATGATTGGGACATTGTTGGGTATTGTAGGCGGGTCCCTGTGCATTGCTTGGGGACCGACCTCCCGACCGTCAAACGAGAGCAATGAGAAGGAACATTTTGGGGTGGAGGGGGTTAGCTCAGCCAAACAGGAAGCGGCCGCCACGTGGCAGAAGTGGTTGAAGTAA
- a CDS encoding DUF6230 family protein, with amino-acid sequence MFVALCLVFTLVLGIWTGGVALAVPIGGIGGFIILADEIQISNFKVLPKIGETSERAAYPQGSAQLDAVIKKLKLYKDLNVPGKGKVRVLITASKDVKASGLVLDLSKLQADASFNKMKIAEKYSSDWQQKFNLSAPSLVLKKPFIQGHYMFANSISLPGLSMQLEMISAK; translated from the coding sequence ATGTTCGTCGCTCTGTGCCTGGTGTTTACGTTGGTGCTGGGGATTTGGACTGGGGGTGTGGCGCTGGCCGTCCCTATCGGGGGGATTGGTGGGTTTATTATCCTGGCGGATGAGATCCAAATCAGCAATTTCAAGGTGTTGCCAAAGATTGGGGAAACTAGTGAGCGGGCGGCATATCCCCAGGGAAGCGCACAGTTGGATGCGGTGATCAAGAAGTTGAAGCTTTACAAAGATCTCAATGTTCCTGGTAAGGGAAAAGTGCGGGTGCTCATCACTGCGTCCAAGGATGTAAAAGCTTCAGGATTGGTTCTCGATTTGAGCAAGCTGCAAGCGGACGCGTCTTTCAACAAAATGAAAATTGCAGAGAAATATAGCAGCGATTGGCAGCAAAAATTCAATTTGTCGGCACCCAGCCTCGTGCTGAAAAAGCCTTTCATTCAAGGGCACTACATGTTTGCCAACAGCATCTCTCTGCCAGGGCTTTCCATGCAGTTGGAGATGATTTCGGCCAAGTAA
- a CDS encoding alpha/beta-type small acid-soluble spore protein translates to MPQQRDRNNNQLLVQGAAQALDQMKYEIASEFGVQLGPDTTSRANGSVGGEITKRLVALAESQLGGGRTV, encoded by the coding sequence ATGCCGCAACAACGTGACCGCAACAACAACCAACTCCTGGTCCAAGGAGCCGCTCAAGCTTTGGATCAAATGAAGTATGAAATCGCTTCTGAGTTCGGCGTTCAACTGGGACCGGACACGACCTCCCGCGCCAACGGTTCTGTTGGTGGTGAAATTACGAAACGCTTGGTTGCCTTGGCCGAATCTCAACTGGGTGGAGGCCGTACGGTTTAA